From Triticum urartu cultivar G1812 chromosome 2, Tu2.1, whole genome shotgun sequence, a single genomic window includes:
- the LOC125535075 gene encoding UDP-glucose flavonoid 3-O-glucosyltransferase 7-like — translation MAPAEDDQQPLHMLFFPYLIPGHLIPMADIAALFAARGVRCTILTTPVQASIIRSIVDLSSPPIDIAVVPFPEVGLSPAAQSGSRGDHGKLQQAARLLREPFRQFLADHRAGLDAVVSDSFFPWSLDVAAEYGVPRLAFLGTSMFARCCAESLLRDHNPDDDDDGEGDPDAVFSVPGLPHRVELRRSQIMRNPDQLAFVKGIYAADQKSYGELVNSFHELEPDYVEHYRKTLRRRAWLIGPVALASGSKEVASRGTDALSPDADGCTPWLDTKPAGSVVFVAFGTLGSFSPEQLRELARGLDLSGKNFVWVISDADAASSDIWMPEGFPTASRGYIIRVWAPQVLILNHPAVGCFLTHCGWNSTLEAVSAGVPMVTWPRHADQFFNEKLVVGELRVGVSVGAKDYGSSAETHRVIGVEVIAGVVRTLMEVQGDAMRSRARDLGLKARSAVEKGGSSYGDAGQLVDELMARRGR, via the coding sequence ATGGCGCCTGCCGAGGACGACCAGCAGCCGCTGCACATGCTCTTCTTCCCCTACCTCATCCCCGGCCACCTCATCCCGATGGCCGACATCGCCGCGCTCTTCGCGGCCCGCGGCGTCCGGTGCACCATCCTCACCACCCCCGTGCAAGCTTCCATCATCCGCTCCATCGTCGACCTCTCTTCCCCACCAATCGACATCGCCGTCGTGCCTTTCCCTGAAGTCGGCCTCTCGCCGGCCGCCCAGAGCGGCTCCCGCGGTGACCATGGCAAGCTCCAGCAGGCGGCGCGGCTGCTCCGGGAGCCCTTCCGGCAGTTCCTCGCCGACCACCGCGCCGGCCTCGACGCGGTGGTCTCCGATAGCTTCTTCCCCTGGTCGCTGGACGTCGCGGCCGAGTATGGCGTCCCTCGGCTCGCGTTCCTCGGCACCAGCATGTTCGCCCGGTGCTGCGCCGAAAGCTTGCTGCGCGACCACAACcccgacgacgacgacgacggcgagggTGATCCTGACGCAGTCTTCTCCGTGCCCGGGCTGCCGCACCGCGTGGAGCTGAGGCGGAGCCAGATCATGAGGAACCCCGACCAGTTGGCGTTCGTCAAGGGCATCTACGCCGCGGACCAGAAAAGCTACGGCGAGCTGGTCAACAGCTTCCACGAGCTCGAGCCGGACTACGTGGAGCACTACCGCAAGACGCTCCGACGCCGCGCGTGGCTCATCGGGCCGGTCGCGCTCGCCAGCGGCAGCAAAGAGGTGGCGTCCAGAGGCACCGACGCGCTCTCGCCGGACGCTGACGGCTGCACCCCCTGGCTCGACACCAAGCCGGCCGGATCGGTAGTGTTCGTCGCCTTCGGCACGCTAGGCAGCTTCTCGCCGGAGCAGCTTCGGGAGCTCGCCCGCGGCCTCGACCTCTCCGGCAAGAACTTCGTGTGGGTCATCTCCGATGCCGACGCAGCATCGTCGGACATATGGATGCCGGAAGGCTTCCCAACGGCTTCGCGTGGTTACATCATCCGCGTCTGGGCGCCACAGGTACTCATCTTAAACCACCCAGCCGTCGGCTGCTTCCTGACGCACTGCGGGTGGAACTCAACGCTGGAGGCGGTGAGCGCCGGTGTGCCGATGGTGACGTGGCCGCGCCATGCCGACCAGTTCTTCAACGAGAAGCTGGTCGTGGGCGAGCTCCGGGTCGGCGTCAGCGTCGGCGCCAAGGACTACGGGTCGTCCGCGGAGACCCATCGGGTGATCGGCGTCGAGGTGATCGCCGGCGTCGTCAGAACATTGATGGAGGTCCAAGGCGACGCGATGCGAAGCAGGGCGAGGGACCTCGGCCTAAAAGCGAGGAGCGCAGTGGAGAAGGGTGGATCGTCGTACGGTGATGCTGGGCAGCTGGTGGATGAGCTCATGGCCCGCCGGGGTCGGTAA